The Spirochaeta lutea genomic sequence GGCAAGAAACCGCCGCATAATCATTTGGTTAAGTGTTGTTTTTATCTTAGCAGTAGCTGCCACGATCATCATCACTGAAATTAGTAACAATACCGCCCTGGAACAGGCCGCGGCTCTTGAAAAGTTAGAAGATGAATATGCTGCATTCATGTCTGAAGATGATGATGCAGGCGAAGCGGGCCAGGAAGCCTTAATGGCCGAGATTGACGATGTAAAGAAGAGCTTTCCAAATACTATTGCAGATCAAAGAGCAACCATGATACTCGGTGAGCTCGAACAGAAAAATGGTAATTATGAAGCTGCTTTCGAATATTTCACTCAGGCTTCCACTATTCAAGAAAAAACGTATCTATCGGTACCTATTTTGATCCAGGCGTACAAAACGGCTGAATTATCCGGTAATATCGATATCGCTGTAGAAACACTAGAGTCTCTGTTGGATAAACATGGAAATGAATCTGTTGAGGCCCCGCGAGTCCTGTTTAATCTCGGTCGATTATCTGAACTAAAAAATGACCCGTCTGAAGCAAACACTTATTATGAGCGACTTCTCTTGGAATATCCCTCAAGCAGTTGGACAAACCTAGCCCAGGACCGTATACTTTATTTAACAGCGACAGGGGTCATTATAGACTGATAATAGGCCTATTACCGTTTAAGTAGGCCATAATTTGGATGCTGGAACTATAGATTTTGTAAAACAACAGTTCTGCGATTGGCGTGAGGTTCTTTGAAATTTTGTTTTGAAGAACCTCAATTGTTTAGATCGATGACTCCAGGGAGGTGCTATGAAAAAAAAATCATTATTAACTCGGCTTCTTGATGTTCGTTTTTTTGGTTTTTTCATAGCACTGCTG encodes the following:
- a CDS encoding tetratricopeptide repeat protein, producing MPVIENSSKSTLRDKFNGFLARNRRIIIWLSVVFILAVAATIIITEISNNTALEQAAALEKLEDEYAAFMSEDDDAGEAGQEALMAEIDDVKKSFPNTIADQRATMILGELEQKNGNYEAAFEYFTQASTIQEKTYLSVPILIQAYKTAELSGNIDIAVETLESLLDKHGNESVEAPRVLFNLGRLSELKNDPSEANTYYERLLLEYPSSSWTNLAQDRILYLTATGVIID